The stretch of DNA CTGCTGGCGACCCGCCGCGACCAACTGGCGAAGAATGCCCAAGGCTTGCCGAAGATGCAGGCCAGCGATACCCGTCAATTGATTATCGGCCACCTGGCCCAGGCGCTGCCGGCCCGTGAAGCCGGCGCGGAAGTCAGCCTGGCCATCGCCGGGGTGGCTGCCGACAGCCTGAGCCAGATGATCCCCGGCCTGCTGGGGGCCGGCCAGGCGCAGAACATGCTCAACGGCCAGCGCCAGCGGCTGATGGTGCAGATCGGCAACGACCTGAACAACACCCTGCTGTACGTCTATCGCGACCTGTCCGACCCCGAGCTGGAAGAGTTCGCCAACTTCGCCGAGTCCGCCGAAGGCAAGGCCTACTACCAAGCCGCCCTCGCCGCGATCCGCGCCGGGCTGGCCGTCGGCCAGAGCACTTCGAGCCTCGCGCCCTAGGCGCCCCTTGTAGCCGCTGCCGCAGGCTCGGGCCGCGTTCGGACGATCACCGGTACGGTCGCGCCGATCTTGCGACCACTGAGGTCCTACGGACCTGTCGCAGCCTTCGGCAGCGGCTACAGGCGCGTAAATCCATTCAAAGATGCTGGTTCAGGAAGGCGAAGTATTCCTGGCGAATGCACGCCGCCTCGTTCGCCAGGTGATGCCGCGCCTCGGGCAGCATCAGCACCTGGGGCTGCTGGAACTTCTGCCGGATCACCTGCAGGTTGTGCTGCCAATCCACTGTCATGTCCGCCTGCCCCTGAACGATCAGCGGCTGCCGGCTACTGCGCGGGGCCAGCTCG from Pseudomonas chlororaphis subsp. chlororaphis encodes:
- a CDS encoding DUF2059 domain-containing protein, translated to MRRLLFSLLMFCVLPAWADGHDQLYKVAGWPEQRAHFNDALTAAQQRYQNSLPPAVYQALVNNSNQRFAPQAMDRRAQAQLRQNLADPKPALAFFQSPLGRKIVAAELLATRRDQLAKNAQGLPKMQASDTRQLIIGHLAQALPAREAGAEVSLAIAGVAADSLSQMIPGLLGAGQAQNMLNGQRQRLMVQIGNDLNNTLLYVYRDLSDPELEEFANFAESAEGKAYYQAALAAIRAGLAVGQSTSSLAP